The sequence CGATATTCCAAAAGAAATGGCGCTTACtttgtccttctccacaaagTCCACATAAGCTGTCCGTTCGATCTCCACGGGCTGCCCTTGCCTGTCATACAGCGCAAGAACGAAGTGGAAAAAGTTGGATTTTCTGAGGTTGGACGGTGGTTGCTTCTCGTAGTGTGCCCGAGCCAAACCCACACCGCTgcggggagaagagagaggagcacCTCGGTTAGATGGAGAGAAACACTGGAGATGGAGGTAGCATCAGATGAAAACATTGGGAGATGGTGAAAGGCACGTTTTTAGAGACAAGAGATTTCTTGATTTGTCACTTTAACAGTAATATGATGTAATGAGCGTTGGAGAAAGTGGCGAAGAGAAGAGGCGCATAGGGAGATTGTAATTGATACATGGCAATGTGGGGATTTAGGGGCAATCTGAGAAATGCATTAAAAATTGGATGTTTGGCAAACGTACCTTTGGGCGGCTGTGTTCGCATCCACTACCCCAGATGTGTGCATCCACGAGCGGACCGAGTTCATCCCGCTGCCCAGCGGTTCCTCTTTCATAGTCGTCCCTCCTCTAGGTAAGCCTATATTTTCCTGAATTCCAAACATTAAAACAGTTTCGTACAAACCCGCTCCAGCCAAATGAGAGTAATAGGAAGGTAGTTGTTGAAGAGCAATTTTTCCTTCTTGGTGGTTGACAAATAACAGTAAAATAAGTTTGTTGTGGTTAAACGTGTAGAAACGAAATAAAAGTCCCAGTTGAGTTCACAAGTCCTGTCTCCTTGAGCCCGTCCTGTGTTGGCACGACATGAACAATTTACAGAATGGGTTACTGTAGTCTATCTCTGTAGCTGGTGGGAACGTGATCCTAGTCGTTGAAGAAGTCGTTCAAATAGCAGGATATGGTTGTAGTTGCTTCTGTTTTATTCAAGTTTTTTATTCGAAATGCGTTTGAAGAAAACTTTTTGTTTTTGGTGATGTCTCCTCAAGCTGGAGTCATCATACAacaagcatttaaaaaaaaaaaaaaccttcagTTGAATCGACCACTTCTGGCAATGCGCTCCAGCTCCAAAAGACAAATAAACCAAATGATTACTACGGAGGTGTTCATGGACACAGGAGAGGTTGATGAGAGGCCTTTAGCGTCTTGCAGAATGGATGGAAGCATACAAAACTCAACCCCTCTATCCCGGAGGAGTGGAACCTTTCCCGGGAGCCAAAACTCTAAACCCACGGGATGCGCGCTGTCACGATATGACGCGTTGGTGGGGCGGGGCTTCGGCCATATATGGAGCAGTGACACGTCGTGTCCCTGAACGAGCTTCATTCTGGAGAGTCCTACATGCAATAGCTGCCTGGCTGAAACCCGAGAGCTCCAAACAAGACAAGCTCTACTTTTTTTTCCCTCCATTATTAAATGTAGAGATTTCCCACTCAAATGCACATCCTGTGACGTTAATATTCACTGTACATGAAATCCTAAAGGACAGAGTCCAGCCGATACAACATATTGTAGGGAAGGGAGCAGGAATTGTCACTAAATACTTTACCCAGGTAGGCTGTTATGTCATGTTCTCAGCAATTAATGAGTAAATATCGACTAAAAGTCTGAGGGAAACGCATAACATGTCTATAGGAGCATAAAGGAAGGACTTTCCAATCCATTTGGTCAAAACTAGATACAAGGATATATTTCACTATTACTATTTGTTCGGGCTTTTCCAAATCTAAATTGGCATGTTTTATAGAGGTGTTCGCCAGTGCatatatatagtcaaagtgaatCAATGCTATTTTAATGCAGCCATGTTACAAGTGATGGAATATAACGCGTCTCTCTTGACAAAGTATATTAACTGTGCTGCAGACAGTAGCCCAGGTATTAGTATCTTTATAACTGTGCTGCAGACAGTAGCCCAGGTATTAGTATCTTTATAACTGTGCTGCAGACAGTAGCCCGGGTATTAGTATCTTTATAAAGGGAAATGTGTCAGATGGCTGTATCCCAGACTAAGGACTCGTATGGATTCAACGTGCAGTACTTCATGTCTGTCATGAAGTTTCTAAACACCAGGGCATCATTACAACGTGTTATCCTAATGCAATGCACAGGTTGTATGTGTGCTATACATTACTGTTCAATACGATAGTTGATTTAGTTTAATGTGGGTGTACATCATTCTATTCAGTGAACGGACTCAGGGGATGCACGGTGTCCAACCTCTCTCTTCTGAAGAACAGACCTGTATTTTATCACAATAAAGAAACACTCTTAAATAGCCTACAATAATATGACGGTAATAGGTATTTCTCCTTCAGGGCAATGCTTTCTAGTTGCCAAGTGGCAGACCTTTTTTTTAAgctatattttttacattttaattaatCGGCAAAAAAAAAAGTGAAGTCCGATTTGGGTTATCAGGGGACCCCACAGCCCCGTGCACTAAAGGGGTGGGATGGGTGTACGTGGAACGGAAGAGAGATGTGTTTTAGACAGCATTTTGCTGGGGTTGGGGGTTAATGACTATTGCCAAAGATAAGTGAATTATCAAAGCGGCTGTTGTTCTTCCGTCGTCTCTAAATCCATTCCTTTCCCGGCCCTGCACGTCCTAATTAAATACGTAAGTATAATAAAACCGCATTTTATTACTATTTTAGGATAATATCGTTAGGCTATTCTATTTCTAGACAATTTACAATTTATTGATTTACAATTTACTGTGTCAACCCGGGTAATATTGTACTAAGTGTTCATTTTAATGGGTTCATATGCAAATTGCTTATAAATTATTATTTGCTCGATAAATTGATGTACCGTAGAACAAATGTCACCAATGCCGTGTTTGCAGCGTTGCAAGTAAAATGTTATAACGTTGAAATAGAGTGCACTTGACTTTTTTAGGTTTTTTTTTCTCTAAATATGTTATTTCAATTGGTCATAAATTAAGTTACTTGCCaacatttgtatttaatttttttttatctcagtATAATTCTGTCTTGGAAACTGCATATTGCACCAAGCAGCCTAATGATAGACTACTGTATGTTTAATGCCGATTATACACCAAAGGGCCTTAAATCTGATGGCCAAAGTAGGGTTTTTAGGACAGGTCCTGTTCTAACTGATACTGTTGACTGGAGAGAAAGAGGTTCTAGGACAGTTCGACAACCCCATCACGTAGGTAACGACCCCCGTCATAAAAAAAGGAGTTTTAAACCTTATTTGACAACAAATGCAGCTGCTCCTCTATTTTGGACGATATTAGGCGAAAATGAATGCAAATCTGTGTTGGGAGCCATCTGGACAGGAATAGGGAATCAGCTGCTGCCACAACAGGCGCTGAGCCTGAATCTATTTCAGCTCATTTTCTAGGATCATCTGGTCGCGTGCTAAATGCGCTCTTTCATTTCCACCAAGTTTTAACTTTGACTTCCTCTCTAACTGCTTCCGTCAGACAGACGGAAATTAATCAAGGTGCTTAGgacgattttattttatttttttaacacacGAAAAAAAACGGGACGTTGATGGACATATAAGTGCATATTTTAATTTATGATCATGTCTCAATTTGACATATGAGTGCTTCTCGCACGTGCTTATTCTGCGGCGTGTTTAGACATCAGCAACACACGCAGCGACATCTCAACAAGTCATGATGTTGATGCACGGATAGATTATTACTTAGCCACAAAAACTCATAACAAAACAATAGCATAATAAGTCAagataaacaataataataatattaataataatgcgTCTATTATATTCTAATATCAAGTCACTAAAAAGCTGGTGTATATTTTGCATTCAACATGAACTGTGCGTGTAGCCCAACTGCTCTCATCATAAGGACCGTGCGTGTGGATTTAGTTGTAAAAGATCGCTAATGTTATATCTCATTTGGAGAAGTGTGCTAATGGTGAACGctagacaaaaaaacaaaacccaCAATGTTAGTCATGCAGGAGGTGTGTTGGTTTGAATAAGATTTGCTTGGTGTTGCCAAGACCTCCGGAAGAAAACGACCCTCCTCCTTATTGTGTGTGAAGTGTTCCTTTTGTGTGAATTTACGGGGTGAGGCTTCAATGATCCCCCACAAATTTGCATTTAAATAGCGACATCAACCGATTCGCGTGCCACACACCAGTGGGTTTCCCAGATGTCAAGGCAAAGTCGGTGAGATGGCCATAGCccagctgtcctctcctctcctccagtcgcAACATCAtaccaaagcacagagagagaaagactaaaTATACCAAGGTTTTGCTGTTTTCATCTCCGATCGCTAAAGCAGCGTGTCGTGTTACTGactgtacagtaggctatataACCCGATGCTGTGGCAGCAGAAAAATGAACAGACTTCACTGAGTGAGGAAACATAGCTAGAATAAAAAATATCCAACAATACGCGATTATATTATTGTTTTCAACGGGACATGGTTTCATTACATTGCTAGATagtccacatatttattaaagcCAGCCTGGATGCGAAAGCTCACAATAAGTAGCGACAGAGAGTTTTATTGGCATGACATGGACATGAAATAAAATAAGAGACTAATTGACAATGCTAAAATATTGAACACGGGACTCTCTCAAACGGAGACATTAGTTAGGGAAGTCTTTTATCACAGAAATGTCCATTTCTCTGCAGCCTAAATATGCAAGTCAGCTTGTGATTGATGGCAGGTTGGGCAATATAGGGGTCTTGCTTTCACGTTAGAGCACAAATGAACTTGAAAGCTTTGTGTGGCTGTTAGAAACGTGATTTAACATAAAGCAAACTTCTTTTAGATGCAGTTGAATCATCCATATATAAAATATTTTCAGATATAGTTGAAAGAGTCCTCCTTCACTTCAGACAAATATCGAAATTCAGCACTTTCCTATATTTCACTTttacagcctcctctctctcgctctctccaccgtgtgtgtgtgtttgcgtgtgtgtttgcgtgtgtgtttgtagtaGGCCTACTGCACCATCATCAACCAAATGTCAGAGCTGAGTGACTGCGCATCAACAACACTCAACTGCATCTATGACAGTTTCTCAGTTGTATAGATTATTATTCCCTAATCATCACATAATAAATGACACAATTAACTGTTAGATAGCACATGAAGTTAAAATATATAGGCAAGTCACTAACAACGTGCATGTCAGACGGGATCTTATTTTAAAACGAAAATCACATTTCTTACTCGTAAAATGTTCTTAATATTTATGGCAAAACAACATGCTTTTAATTTGTTTCAATAACCATAAATATGCAGCTCATAACTCAACACTTAAACAAAGGGTTGCCTCTGCTTTATAAGCACTGCGTCTTTTCCCCGTGGCTTGTTTCATATTCAATGTTGTTAATGATTACAGCAAATCAAACATTAGTGTTGGCAAAACTACGAACACTtaatgtgccttcagaaagtattcataccccttgacttattccacattttattgtgttacagcctgaattcaaaattgataaaatattttttttctcacccatctacacacaataataatgacaaagtgaaaacatgtttttagaattttttgtaaatttattgcaaattaaatacaaaaatatctaatttacataagtattcaaccccctggatcaatgcatgttagaatcacatttgacAGCAattgcagctgtgagtctttctgagtaagtctctaagagctttgcacacctgaactgtacaatatttgcatattattcttttaaaaatgatTTAAGCTCTATCacgttggttgttgatcattgctagacaatgattttcaagtcttgccatagatttccaagcagatttaagtcaaaactgtaactaggccactcaggaacattaacagtcttcttggtaagtaactccagtgtagatttggcattgtgttttaggttattgtccttctgaaagatgaattcatctcccagtgtctggtggaaagcagactgaactaggttttcctctaggattttgcctgttcttagctctatttccgtttatttttatccctgaaaaaaactccctagtccttgccgatgacaagcatgcccataacatgatgcagccaccaacaatgcttgaaatatgaagagtggtactcagtgatgtgttgtgttggatttgccacaaacataacgctttgtggTGTATTCAgaacatgaagttaatttctttgacaAATTATTTGCAGTTTAACTTTAGTGCCTGATTGCAAACAGGATGAAGGTTTTGGaacatttgtattctgtacaggagTAACcacaatgtttttagttttttcctaccacagccattaaactctgtaactgtatgaaagtcaccattggcatcatggtgaaatccctgagcggtttctttcttctctggcaactgagttagggttAAGGAGGCCTGTATCTtcatagtgactgggtgtattgatacaccatccaaagtgtaattaataacttcacctgctcaaagggatattcaatatctttctttttttttttttttacccatctaccaataggtgctcttctttgtgaAGGCATTGGAAAAGctctctggtctttgtgattgaatttgtgtttgaaattcactgctcaactgagggaccttacagataattgtatgcgtggggtacagagatgaggtagtcattcataaatcatgttaaacactattattgtacataGACTGAGTCAATGCAACTTATCATGTGATTTGTAAAGCAAATCTTTACTCCTACatttatttaggctttccatgacaaaggggttgaatacttattgactcaagacatttcagctttttatttttaatacatttggaacAATTTCTAAAAATATAAGtccactttatcattatggggtattgtgtgtaggccagtgacacacaatcgaaatgtaatccattttaaattcagactgtaacacaacaacatgtgtaaAATTccaggggtgtgaaaactttttgaaggcactgtacatagaaATACACATGCGAAATAATATTTCATAATGTCGACATATTGTTTCGCATGTGTAGGCTTATATCTCAATACAGAAGTTCACAAGTCAAAACAATAGTCCGGTTTTGCTGAATATACAGTAAAAAGGAAGGCAACATTTATTCATTGTCAAAGGCAATCCAGCATCTGTAACCTTAATGCAAAGCGTTGCTCGTTTGGCTCTAAATTTGATGAAGAGCGCCTCCTTTTGGTCATTTTAAAGACCACCACCCTTATTGAGATTTCCAGGCAAACTTCAGCGCGTCACAGAAGCGTTACATTTGTCAATAGATTGTTGACCCTTTAGAATGTAACACGTGATCTAATTGGTGTATAGAGTAAACATCTAACAACCTGTGTTGTTATTAATGTATATGTGATTTTCAGAACAGTCATGTCTTATTTAGGGAAATATCTcatataataaatacaaatgctaTCTAATAGTCATGGTCATACAAAATCAGTCAAGGAAAGATTTACAGTTCTGATTAGTTGCCGGAAATTAGAAATTAATTTAAAATGGACTTGATTACAAAACAGAACCTAATTCAAGTGCTTTTACAATCGGTGTTGTTTGCCAGTTAGAAATGCGGTTGTTTCCTTACAATAAACAAGGCATCAATTAACAGCGTACTGTAGGCATCGCAATTTCAATGCATAGAAAGTATAGAAAGCATAGCGAAAGACCCTGATACACTATCGGCTAATTTTAATATGCATTCTGAACATTAGAAATATATCTGTTTCAAAGGTTCTAATGTCAAGGGGGGCTCCTTCATTACGGAAACAGGGTTCGATTAGGTAACTCCAGATATTGTAATTGGCTTTAATGAAACATGTATCGGGATAATTAACTCTGAAATATGTGCAACCGCTGGGACGTTGAGTCGGTGTCAGCTTTCATACTGTCCAGATGTTCTAATACAGATCAGCCTTCAATTAAAAGTTGAACGGTTTTTATTTAAAAGCAAActttaaatgtgtattttactTTAAACAATTTTAATCTAATAAACGAGCATAGCCTTTATAAATGATGAAAATGCGAAAGGGGAAGGACTTGGTAATAGGGCAGATTGGAGAGTGACTGCTCCTAgcctaccaaccgttataaactgctgctcctagcctaccaaccgttataaaccactgttcctagcctaccaaccgttataaaccgctgctcctagtctaccaaccgttataaaccactgctcctagcctaccaaccgttataaaccacTGCTCCTACTCTACCAACCATTATAAACCACTGTTCCTAgcctaccaaccgttataaaccacTGCTCCTAGCCTACCAACCATTATAAACCACTGCTCCTACTCTACCAACCATTATAAACCACTGTTCCTAgcctaccaaccgttataaaccactgctcctagcctaccaaccgttataaaccgctGCTCCTAGCCTACCAACCGTTTTAAACCACTGCTCCTAgcctaccaaccgttataaaccgctgctcctagcctaccaaccgttataaaccacTGCTCCTACTCTACCAACCATTATAAACCACTGTTCCTAgcctaccaaccgttataaaccacTGCTCCTAGCCTACCAACCATTATAAACCACTGCTCCTACTCTACCAACCATTATAAACCACTGTTCCTAgcctaccaaccgttataaaccactgctcctagcctaccaaccgttataaaccgctGCTCCTAGCCTACCAACCGTTTTAAACCACTGCTCCTAgcctaccaaccgttataaaccgctGCTCCTAGCCTACCAACCGTTTTAAACCACTGCTCCTAgcctaccaaccgttataaaccactgctcctagcctaccaaccgttataaaccgctgctcctagcctaccaaccgttataaaccactgctcctagcctaccaaccgttataaaccactgctcctagcctaccaaccgttataaaccgctgctcctagcctaccaaccgttataaaccgctgctcctagcctaccaaccgttataaaccgctgctcctagtctaccaaccgttataaaccactgctcctagcctaccaaccgttataaaccactgctcctagcctaccaaccgttataaaccgctgctcctagcctaccaaccgttataaaccgctgctcctagcctaccaaccgttataaaccgctgctcctagtctaccaaccgttataaaccgctgctcctagtctaccaaccgttataaaccgctgctcctagtctaccaaccgttataaaccgctgctcctagtctaccaaccgttataaaccgctgctcctagtctaccaaccgttataaaccgctgctcctagtctaccaaccgttataaaccgctgctcctagtctaccaaccgttataaactgctgctcctagtctaccaaccgttataaaccgctgctcctagtctaccaaccgttataaactGCTGCTCCTAGTCTACCAACCGTTTTAAACCACTGCTCCTAgcctaccaaccgttataaaccgctgctcctagtctaccaaccgttataaaccgctgctcctagtctaccaaccgttataaactgctgctcctagtctaccaaccgttataaactGCTGCTCCTAGTCTACCAACCGTTTTAAACCACTGCTCCTAgcctaccaaccgttataaaccactgctcctagtctaccaaccgttataaaccaccaaccgttataaaccactgctcctagtctaccaaccgttataaaccaccaaccgttataaaccactgctcctagcctaccaaccgttataaaccgctgctcctagtctaccaaccgttataaaccgctgctcctagtctaccaaccgttataaaccgctgctcctagtctaccaaccgttataaaccaccaaccgttataaaccactgctcctagtctaccaaccgttataaaccaccaaccgttataaaccactgctcctagtctaccaaccgttataaaccaccaaccgttataaac comes from Salmo trutta chromosome 18, fSalTru1.1, whole genome shotgun sequence and encodes:
- the LOC115152707 gene encoding transcription factor COE3-like gives rise to the protein MFGIQENIGLPRGGTTMKEEPLGSGMNSVRSWMHTSGVVDANTAAQSGVGLARAHYEKQPPSNLRKSNFFHFVLALYDRQGQPVEIERTAYVDFVEKDKEPNSEKTNNGIHYKLQLLYSNGVRTEQDLFVRLIDSMTKQAIIYEGQDKNPEMCRVLLTHEIMCSRCCDKKSCGNRNETPSDPVIIDR